From the Synechococcus sp. HK01-R genome, one window contains:
- a CDS encoding LON peptidase substrate-binding domain-containing protein — translation MADLSVRELPLFPLPDVVLFPREVLPLHIFESRYRMMLRSVLEDDRRFGVIRWDPQNQTVAPVGCCAEVLQHQTGEDGRSNIVTLGQQRFRVLDVVREAPYRTALVSWIEDEPLESPDALETLTQSVDQALRDVVELTGKLTGSPASLPDDLPDLPRELSFWIGAHLGGPVADQQQELLELTSTRERLEQEYAMLDETRRQLAARTVLRDTLANTEEC, via the coding sequence GTGGCTGACCTGTCCGTCAGGGAATTACCCCTGTTCCCCCTGCCGGATGTTGTTCTGTTTCCAAGGGAAGTGCTCCCTCTGCACATCTTCGAGTCGCGCTATCGGATGATGCTCCGCAGCGTTCTTGAAGATGATCGTCGCTTCGGAGTGATCCGCTGGGATCCTCAGAATCAAACCGTGGCCCCAGTTGGCTGCTGCGCCGAAGTTCTGCAGCATCAAACCGGCGAGGATGGTCGAAGCAACATTGTGACCCTCGGTCAGCAGCGCTTCAGAGTGCTTGATGTGGTGCGGGAGGCGCCTTACCGCACAGCACTTGTGAGCTGGATCGAAGATGAGCCGCTCGAATCTCCCGATGCGCTCGAAACCCTCACCCAATCGGTCGATCAGGCCCTGCGTGACGTTGTTGAACTCACCGGCAAGCTGACCGGTTCACCCGCCTCCCTGCCTGACGACTTACCCGATCTCCCTAGGGAACTCTCATTCTGGATCGGAGCCCATCTGGGAGGCCCTGTTGCTGATCAACAGCAGGAACTGCTGGAACTCACCAGCACCCGCGAACGCCTTGAACAGGAATACGCCATGCTCGATGAAACCCGTCGCCAGCTGGC
- the rpsJ gene encoding 30S ribosomal protein S10, with protein sequence MSTAIAQQKIRIRLKAFDRRMLDLSCDKIIETADNTAATAIGPIPLPTKRKIYCVLRSPHVDKDSREHFETRTHRRIIDIYSPSAKTIDALMKLDLPSGVDIEVKL encoded by the coding sequence ATGTCCACCGCAATCGCTCAGCAGAAGATCCGCATTCGCCTCAAGGCGTTTGATCGCCGCATGCTGGATCTCTCCTGCGACAAGATCATTGAAACGGCCGACAACACGGCAGCAACTGCCATCGGTCCCATTCCTCTTCCCACCAAGCGCAAGATCTACTGCGTCCTGCGTTCTCCCCACGTTGACAAGGATTCACGGGAGCATTTCGAAACACGCACCCACCGTCGGATTATCGATATCTACAGCCCCTCGGCAAAAACAATCGACGCCCTGATGAAGCTTGATTTGCCAAGCGGAGTTGACATCGAAGTGAAGCTCTGA
- the tuf gene encoding elongation factor Tu: MAREKFERNKPHVNIGTIGHVDHGKTTLTAAITNVLAKKGQAKAQAYDQIDGAPEERERGITINTAHVEYETDSRHYAHVDCPGHADYVKNMITGAAQMDGAILVCAATDGPMAQTKEHILLAKQVGVPALVVALNKCDMVDDEEIIELVELEIRELLSSYDFPGDDIPVVQVSGLKALEGDAEWEAKVEELMKAVDENIPEPEREIDKPFLMAVEDVFSITGRGTVATGRIERGIVKVGEEIEIVGIKDTRKTTVTGVEMFRKLLDQGMAGDNVGLLLRGIQKEDIERGMVLVKPGSITPHTKFEGQVYVLKKEEGGRHTPFFAGYRPQFYIRTTDVTGQITAFTAEDGSNVEMVMPGDNIKMTGELICPVAIEQGMRFAIREGGRTIGAGVVSKIIE; encoded by the coding sequence ATGGCTCGCGAGAAGTTCGAAAGGAACAAGCCCCACGTCAACATCGGCACCATTGGCCACGTTGACCACGGCAAAACCACCCTCACCGCTGCGATCACCAATGTGCTCGCCAAGAAGGGTCAAGCCAAGGCTCAGGCCTATGACCAGATTGACGGTGCTCCCGAGGAGCGCGAGCGCGGTATCACCATCAACACCGCCCACGTTGAGTACGAAACCGATTCCCGTCACTACGCCCACGTTGACTGCCCCGGTCACGCGGACTACGTGAAGAACATGATCACCGGTGCCGCTCAGATGGACGGCGCCATCCTCGTGTGTGCCGCCACCGACGGCCCCATGGCCCAAACCAAGGAGCACATCCTGCTGGCCAAGCAGGTGGGCGTGCCCGCTCTGGTGGTTGCACTCAACAAGTGCGACATGGTCGATGATGAGGAGATCATCGAACTGGTGGAACTGGAGATCCGCGAATTGCTCTCCAGCTACGACTTCCCTGGCGACGATATCCCCGTGGTGCAGGTCTCCGGCCTGAAGGCCCTCGAAGGCGATGCCGAGTGGGAAGCCAAGGTCGAAGAGCTGATGAAGGCCGTCGATGAAAACATCCCCGAGCCCGAGCGCGAAATCGACAAGCCCTTCCTGATGGCCGTCGAAGACGTGTTCTCCATCACCGGTCGTGGCACCGTGGCCACCGGCCGTATTGAGCGCGGCATCGTCAAAGTCGGCGAAGAAATCGAAATCGTCGGCATCAAAGACACCCGCAAGACCACCGTTACCGGTGTGGAGATGTTCCGCAAGCTGCTCGATCAGGGCATGGCTGGCGACAACGTCGGCCTCCTGCTTCGCGGCATCCAGAAGGAAGACATCGAGCGCGGCATGGTGCTCGTGAAGCCCGGCTCCATCACCCCTCACACCAAGTTTGAGGGTCAGGTGTACGTGCTGAAGAAGGAAGAAGGCGGCCGTCACACCCCCTTCTTCGCTGGCTACCGCCCGCAGTTCTATATCCGTACCACCGACGTGACCGGCCAGATCACCGCCTTCACCGCGGAAGATGGCTCCAACGTCGAGATGGTGATGCCCGGCGACAACATCAAGATGACCGGTGAGCTGATCTGCCCCGTGGCCATCGAGCAGGGCATGCGCTTCGCTATCCGCGAAGGCGGCCGCACCATCGGTGCTGGCGTGGTCTCCAAGATCATCGAGTGA
- the fusA gene encoding elongation factor G, with translation MARAFPLERVRNIGIAAHIDAGKTTTTERILFYSGVVHKIGEVHDGAAVTDWMAQERERGITITAAAISTSWNDHRINIIDTPGHVDFTIEVERSMRVLDGVIAVFCAVGGVQPQSETVWRQADRYSVPRMVFVNKMDRTGADFLKVHGQIKDRLKANAVPIQLPIGAEGDLSGIIDLVANKAHIYKDDLGKDIEVTDIPADMADQAAEWRTVLMEAVAETDEALIEKFLETGELSDEELKKGIRDGVLKHGLVPMLCGSAFKNKGVQLVLDAVVDYLPAPVDVPPIQGVLPDGKEAVRPSDDKAPFSALAFKVMADPYGKLTFVRMYSGVLEKGSYVLNSTKGEKERISRLVVLKADDREEVDELRAGDLGAVLGLKATTTGDTLCSSEDPIVLETLFVPEPVISVAVEPKTKGDMEKLSKALVSLAEEDPTFRVNTDAETGQTVIAGMGELHLEILVDRMLREFKVEANIGAPQVSYRETIRGSAKGEGKFSRQTGGKGQYGHVVIEMEPGEPESGFEFVNKIVGGVVPKEFIKPSEMGMKETCESGVIAGYPMIDIKVSMVDGSYHDVDSSEMAFKIAGSMAFKDAVKKCNPVLLEPMMKVEVEVPEDFLGSIIGDLSSRRGQVEGQAIDDGTSKVSAKVPLAEMFGYATELRSMTQGRGIFSMEFSHYEDVPRNVAEAIISKNQGNS, from the coding sequence GTGGCTCGCGCCTTTCCCCTGGAACGCGTCAGAAATATCGGTATTGCCGCTCATATTGACGCTGGTAAAACCACCACCACCGAACGAATCCTGTTCTATTCAGGTGTGGTGCACAAGATCGGTGAGGTGCATGACGGCGCCGCTGTCACCGACTGGATGGCCCAGGAGCGTGAACGTGGAATCACCATCACCGCTGCGGCCATTTCCACCAGCTGGAATGACCATCGGATCAACATCATTGACACCCCCGGCCACGTGGATTTCACCATCGAGGTGGAACGTTCCATGCGGGTTCTCGACGGTGTGATCGCTGTGTTCTGCGCCGTGGGTGGCGTTCAGCCTCAGTCGGAGACTGTTTGGCGCCAAGCCGACCGCTACTCCGTGCCCCGGATGGTATTCGTCAACAAGATGGACCGCACCGGCGCCGATTTCCTCAAGGTGCATGGCCAAATCAAGGATCGCCTCAAGGCCAACGCCGTGCCGATCCAGCTGCCGATTGGTGCCGAGGGCGATCTCAGCGGCATCATCGACCTCGTGGCCAACAAGGCTCACATCTATAAGGACGATCTCGGTAAGGACATCGAAGTCACCGACATTCCTGCCGACATGGCCGATCAGGCAGCCGAGTGGCGCACGGTCTTGATGGAGGCGGTTGCCGAAACCGACGAAGCCCTGATCGAGAAGTTCCTGGAAACTGGCGAGCTCAGCGATGAAGAGCTCAAGAAGGGCATCCGTGATGGCGTCCTGAAGCACGGTCTCGTTCCGATGCTCTGCGGCTCCGCCTTCAAGAACAAAGGTGTGCAGCTGGTTCTTGATGCCGTTGTTGACTACCTGCCCGCCCCCGTGGATGTGCCCCCGATTCAGGGTGTGCTCCCCGATGGCAAGGAAGCCGTGCGTCCCTCCGACGACAAGGCTCCCTTCAGCGCCCTGGCCTTCAAGGTGATGGCTGACCCCTACGGAAAGCTCACCTTCGTGCGCATGTATTCCGGCGTCCTGGAAAAGGGCAGCTATGTGCTCAACTCCACCAAGGGCGAGAAAGAGCGCATCTCCCGTTTGGTGGTGCTCAAGGCGGACGACCGGGAAGAGGTTGATGAACTGCGCGCTGGCGACCTGGGAGCGGTTCTAGGCCTGAAAGCCACCACCACCGGTGACACCCTTTGCTCTTCCGAAGATCCCATCGTTCTTGAGACCCTGTTCGTCCCTGAACCGGTGATCTCCGTGGCTGTGGAGCCGAAGACAAAAGGAGACATGGAGAAACTCTCCAAGGCTCTTGTGTCTCTGGCAGAGGAAGATCCCACCTTCCGGGTCAACACGGACGCCGAAACCGGTCAGACCGTGATCGCCGGCATGGGCGAATTGCACCTGGAGATCCTGGTGGATCGCATGCTGCGCGAATTCAAGGTGGAGGCCAATATCGGCGCCCCTCAGGTGTCCTACCGCGAAACCATCCGTGGCTCAGCCAAGGGTGAAGGGAAGTTCTCCCGTCAGACCGGTGGCAAGGGCCAATACGGCCACGTGGTGATTGAAATGGAGCCGGGCGAGCCCGAATCCGGATTTGAATTCGTCAACAAAATTGTTGGTGGTGTTGTTCCCAAGGAATTCATCAAGCCCTCAGAGATGGGCATGAAGGAGACCTGTGAATCCGGCGTGATTGCTGGATACCCGATGATCGACATCAAAGTCAGCATGGTTGACGGGTCGTACCATGACGTGGACTCGTCAGAAATGGCGTTCAAAATCGCCGGCTCCATGGCCTTCAAGGATGCGGTCAAGAAGTGCAATCCTGTACTTCTTGAACCGATGATGAAGGTCGAGGTCGAGGTTCCCGAGGATTTCCTCGGCTCGATCATCGGTGACCTGTCTTCCCGTCGAGGACAGGTGGAAGGTCAGGCCATTGACGATGGCACGTCAAAGGTCTCGGCCAAGGTGCCTTTGGCCGAGATGTTCGGCTACGCCACCGAGCTCCGATCCATGACCCAGGGTCGGGGTATCTTCTCGATGGAATTCAGCCACTACGAGGATGTTCCTCGCAACGTCGCTGAAGCCATCATCTCCAAGAATCAGGGCAATTCCTGA
- the rpsG gene encoding 30S ribosomal protein S7 has protein sequence MSRRNAAEKRPILPDPQFNSRLATMMVVRLMKHGKKSTAQRILSDAFSLIGERTGGDPLELFETAVKNATPLVEVRARRVGGATYQVPMEVRQERGTAMALRWLVSFSRSRNGRSMAQKLAGELMDAANEAGNAVRKREETHKMAEANKAFAHYRY, from the coding sequence ATGTCCCGCCGTAACGCCGCCGAGAAGCGCCCGATTCTTCCCGATCCCCAGTTCAATAGCCGCCTCGCCACGATGATGGTGGTGCGCTTGATGAAGCACGGCAAGAAATCCACCGCCCAGCGGATCCTGTCCGATGCCTTCAGCCTGATCGGCGAGCGCACCGGCGGTGATCCCCTCGAGCTGTTCGAAACGGCCGTGAAGAACGCCACGCCTCTGGTGGAAGTGCGAGCCCGTCGAGTCGGTGGTGCGACCTACCAGGTGCCCATGGAAGTGCGCCAGGAGCGCGGCACAGCCATGGCCCTGCGCTGGCTCGTCAGCTTCTCCCGTTCCCGCAACGGCCGCAGCATGGCCCAGAAGCTCGCCGGTGAATTGATGGATGCCGCCAACGAGGCCGGCAACGCCGTTCGCAAGCGCGAAGAAACCCACAAGATGGCCGAAGCCAACAAGGCTTTCGCCCACTACCGCTACTGA
- the rpsL gene encoding 30S ribosomal protein S12, which yields MPTIQQLIRHERQTLKAKTKSPALRSCPERRGVCTRVYTSTPKKPNSALRKVARVRLTSGFEVTAYIGGIGHNLQEHSVVLIRGGRVKDLPGVRYHIIRGTLDTAGVKDRRQSRSKYGAKTPKE from the coding sequence ATGCCAACCATCCAACAGCTGATCCGTCACGAGCGCCAGACCCTCAAGGCGAAGACCAAGTCTCCAGCCCTGCGCTCATGTCCCGAGCGCCGGGGAGTGTGCACACGCGTGTACACGTCCACGCCCAAGAAGCCCAATTCGGCTCTGCGCAAAGTGGCACGTGTGCGCCTCACCTCGGGCTTCGAAGTGACGGCCTACATCGGTGGCATCGGCCACAACCTCCAGGAGCACTCTGTTGTGCTGATCCGCGGCGGTCGTGTGAAGGATCTGCCTGGTGTCCGTTATCACATCATCCGCGGAACGCTTGACACCGCCGGCGTGAAGGATCGTCGCCAGTCGCGCTCCAAGTACGGCGCCAAGACTCCTAAGGAGTGA
- a CDS encoding AIR synthase: MSTNLLITPAAAAELGRQAAVAGTPGQMHLDLLDGSCETHVIRLQPGPMGGVPVARADGITLHAPAGQAGQLEGLCLDYRGDLSGGGFLVTARSGIRCCPCGSAFTRL, encoded by the coding sequence ATGAGCACGAACCTGCTGATCACGCCGGCTGCCGCTGCAGAGCTTGGCCGCCAGGCCGCTGTTGCCGGAACACCAGGTCAGATGCATCTTGATCTGCTGGATGGCAGCTGTGAAACCCATGTGATCCGGCTGCAACCGGGACCAATGGGAGGAGTGCCGGTGGCCCGCGCCGATGGCATCACCCTGCATGCTCCCGCAGGCCAGGCGGGCCAGCTGGAGGGGCTCTGCCTTGATTACCGCGGCGATCTCAGCGGTGGCGGCTTTCTGGTGACCGCCCGCAGCGGCATTCGCTGCTGCCCTTGCGGCAGTGCTTTCACACGCCTCTGA
- a CDS encoding phosphodiester glycosidase family protein, whose amino-acid sequence MVDPPLPPAPVAEVRVARSIKGDRIRLAGMDLNSPWLWVGGGRTQPTQLWLPLELLVNKLGFQRSEAADGPQLEWYGRRASLRSLPQRSLDDEVAIEVAEWLSSTGVGLSRSEQTLRLTLASPRLQRLRRGKGSTANRLVFDLSGPALVQRQGNDLILRISTTPTQAGQLRGMGLRIQRQRLQLTLIGAGQSLSTLTLAEPWRIVLDGVRSGEGGGRSQGRDPLAAALVDPRIQALIRDGLVLDRRSLTVGVKPLRIYRVGSNPLQQGLRLQPLAPLHAQQGLRFLNQLSQPAGALLAVNGGFFNRVRQLPLGAVRLDGTWLSGPILNRGAVGWDSGGRLNFGRLKLHQELVVSGGQRWGLTSLNSGYVQKGLSRYTRAWGPVYQALSGQEQALSIDDGRVLAVHGTAALARGVPLASGVDLIVARGGAPLPAQIGDRVELRSEASNPLGNRRQVMGGGPLLLQGGRVVLNGRAEGFSAGFMALAAPRTVVAQDRDRLWLLTLEGAGGSDPTLLETSLALRQLGLDEALNLDGGSSTSLLVANRLVMSGRSFPPRVQNALGLVPE is encoded by the coding sequence ATGGTTGATCCACCGCTGCCGCCAGCGCCCGTCGCCGAGGTGCGTGTCGCCAGATCGATCAAGGGCGATCGCATCCGCCTGGCGGGAATGGACCTGAACAGTCCCTGGCTCTGGGTCGGGGGCGGTCGAACCCAGCCGACGCAACTTTGGCTTCCCCTCGAGCTTCTTGTGAACAAGCTCGGGTTCCAGCGAAGCGAAGCAGCAGACGGCCCGCAACTGGAGTGGTACGGGCGCAGGGCAAGCCTGCGGAGCCTGCCCCAACGCAGCCTTGACGACGAGGTGGCGATCGAGGTGGCGGAGTGGCTGAGCAGCACCGGCGTGGGTTTGTCGCGCTCGGAGCAGACCCTGCGCCTGACCCTGGCCTCCCCGCGCCTACAGCGACTGCGACGGGGGAAGGGCAGCACAGCCAACCGACTCGTTTTTGACCTCTCGGGACCAGCGCTGGTGCAGCGCCAGGGCAATGATCTGATCCTCCGAATCAGCACCACCCCAACCCAGGCCGGACAGCTGCGGGGGATGGGACTGCGGATCCAGCGTCAGCGGCTGCAACTCACTCTGATCGGCGCGGGGCAGAGCTTGTCCACCCTCACGCTGGCCGAGCCCTGGCGGATCGTTCTGGATGGGGTCCGTTCGGGCGAGGGCGGTGGAAGGAGCCAAGGCCGTGACCCCCTTGCAGCAGCACTGGTCGATCCCCGGATCCAGGCGCTGATTCGCGATGGGCTCGTGCTCGATCGCCGCTCGCTGACCGTGGGGGTGAAACCGCTGCGGATCTATCGGGTTGGCAGCAACCCTCTGCAGCAGGGCCTGCGCCTGCAACCCCTTGCCCCTTTACATGCCCAGCAAGGACTCCGCTTCCTCAACCAGCTCTCGCAACCGGCCGGGGCACTGCTCGCGGTGAACGGCGGTTTTTTCAACAGGGTGCGGCAGCTTCCGCTCGGGGCGGTTCGTCTGGACGGCACCTGGCTGTCAGGCCCGATCCTGAACAGGGGGGCCGTCGGCTGGGACAGCGGCGGCCGGCTGAACTTTGGACGCCTGAAGCTGCATCAGGAGCTTGTGGTCTCCGGTGGACAGCGCTGGGGGCTGACCAGCCTCAACAGCGGCTATGTGCAGAAGGGACTGAGTCGCTACACCCGTGCCTGGGGGCCGGTCTACCAAGCGCTCAGCGGCCAAGAGCAGGCCCTGAGCATTGACGATGGACGCGTGCTTGCCGTTCATGGCACCGCAGCCCTGGCCAGGGGGGTGCCCCTCGCAAGTGGTGTCGATCTGATCGTGGCCCGGGGGGGCGCACCACTACCGGCCCAGATTGGAGATCGCGTTGAGTTGCGCTCTGAGGCTTCCAATCCGCTCGGCAATCGGAGGCAAGTCATGGGCGGTGGCCCACTGTTACTCCAGGGGGGCCGGGTTGTTCTCAATGGTCGTGCGGAGGGGTTCAGCGCGGGCTTTATGGCACTGGCGGCACCGCGGACGGTTGTGGCGCAAGACCGCGATCGGCTTTGGCTACTGACCCTGGAGGGTGCCGGCGGCAGCGATCCCACCCTGCTCGAGACCAGCCTGGCCCTGCGCCAACTTGGACTGGACGAGGCCCTGAACCTCGACGGAGGCAGCTCCACGTCACTCCTGGTCGCCAACAGGCTTGTCATGAGCGGGCGGTCCTTCCCACCGCGGGTGCAGAACGCCCTGGGACTGGTGCCAGAGTGA